The proteins below come from a single Sorghum bicolor cultivar BTx623 chromosome 4, Sorghum_bicolor_NCBIv3, whole genome shotgun sequence genomic window:
- the LOC8076049 gene encoding uncharacterized protein LOC8076049 yields the protein MVVGFRRTISFPAPRSPTPPSGTGAGPSAAAAANKSAAYRARSASLPCRFHPLVLQLDDDVADLRALVGRLLASSQSQSHAAEAVAEGAAQLGRVLVSLSDLLHHPQAQDPLRRLGPSPFAERLLDDFLRLADAHGSFRGALVALAGLQAEARAALRREEPARLASAARALRRAARDLPRVASSARAVAAKPPPAPPADLPADAAAIAAAVVDAAAAVASASAAVFSGVSALSAAAATARVEVEATTPCWMPSPARFSSAPSSATPRHVVVTTRVSSSSSSMPRIWWVADLMRWMSRAKRRSARRQHAATSAGRRPGPELENAVDPEELERKAAFERLDSLGRCIADVESSGEKVFRALVNTRVSLLNILSPAF from the coding sequence ATGGTGGTCGGGTTCCGCCGCACCATCTCGTTCCCGGCGCCCAGGTCCCCGACGCCGCCATCGGGCACCGGCGCCGgtcccagcgccgccgccgccgccaacaaGTCCGCGGCCTACCGCGCCCGATCGGCGAGCCTGCCGTGCCGGTTCCACCCGCTGGTGCTCCAGCTCGACGACGACGTGGCCGACCTGCGCGCGCTGGTGGGCCGCCTGCTCGCGTCGTCGCAGTCGCAGTCGCACGCCGCGGAGGCCGTGGCCGAGGGCGCGGCGCAGCTGGGCCGCGTCCTCGTCTCCCTCTCGGACCTGCTGCACCACCCGCAGGCGCAGGACCCGCTGCGCCGCCTCGGCCCGTCCCCGTTCGCGGAGCGCCTCCTGGACGACTTCCTCCGCCTCGCCGACGCGCACGGCAGCTTCCGTGGCGCCCTGGTCGCGCTGGCCGGGCTCCAGGCCGAGGCCCGCGCCGCGCTCCGCAGGGAGGAGCCCGCACGCCTCGCGTCCGCGGCGCGCGCGCTGCGCCGGGCCGCGCGGGACCTCCCCCGGGTGGCCTCCTCGGCGCGCGCCGTGGCCGCCAAGCCCCCGCCCGCACCGCCCGCCGACCTCCCCGCCGACGCGGCCGCCATCGCCGCGGCCGtcgtcgacgccgccgccgccgtggcctCGGCCTCCGCGGCCGTCTTCTCCGGGGTGTCCGccctctccgccgccgccgccacggcgcGCGTCGAGGTCGAGGCCACCACGCCGTGCTGGATGCCCTCCCCCGCCAGGTTCAGCAGCGCGCCGTCGTCCGCCACGCCGAGACACGTGGTCGTCACCACCAGGGTCtcttcgtcctcgtcctccatgCCGCGCATTTGGTGGGTCGCCGACCTGATGCGATGGATGTCGCGCGCCAAGCGCCGGTCCGCCAGGAGGCAGCACGCCGCCACGTCCGCCGGTCGGCGGCCAGGGCCAGAATTGGAGAACGCCGTGGACCCGGAGGAGCTGGAGCGGAAGGCGGCGTTCGAGCGGCTAGACAGCCTGGGACGGTGCATCGCGGACGTGGAGAGCAGCGGCGAGAAGGTGTTCAGAGCGCTCGTCAACACCAGAGTCTCCCTCCTCAACATTCTGAGCCCAGCCTTCTGA